In a single window of the Pseudopipra pipra isolate bDixPip1 chromosome Z, bDixPip1.hap1, whole genome shotgun sequence genome:
- the LHFPL2 gene encoding LHFPL tetraspan subfamily member 2 protein isoform X1: protein MCHVIVTCRSMLWTLLSIVVAFAELIAFMSADWLIGKAKPSSSEDVDNRTGGSQEPYHPTLGIYGRCTRISHMQFSRRDTLCGPYAENFNEIASGFWQATAIFLAMGIMILCTVAFVSVFTMCVQSIMKKSIFNVCGLLQGIAGLFLILGLILYPAGWGCQKAISYCGPYASAYKLGDCSLGWAFYTAIGGTVLTFICAVFSAQAEIATSSDKVQEEIEEGKNLICLL from the exons ATGTGTCATGTCATTGTAACGTGTCGGTCAATGCTATGGACTCTCCTGAGTATCGTGGTGGCTTTTGCGGAGCTCATTGCCTTCATGAGCGCAGACTGGCTGATTGGGAAAGCAAAGCCTTCAAGCTCCGAGGATGTGGACAACAGAACAGGAGGATCACAGGAGCCTTAccatccaactctgggcatctaCGGGCGCTGCACCAGAATCTCCCACATGCAGTTTTCTAGACGAGACACGCTTTGTGGTCCTTACGCTGAAAACTTCAATGAGATTGCCAGTGGGTTCTGGCAGGCGACCGCTATTTTCCTAGCCATGGGAATCATGATTCTCTGTACCGTGGCATTTGTGTCTGTCTTTACTATGTGTGTGCAGAGTATtatgaagaaaagcatttttaatgtcTGTGGGCTGCTACAAGGGATTGCAG gGCTCTTCCTTATCTTAGGCTTGATACTTTACCCTGCAGGTTGGGGATGCCAGAAGGCAATAAGCTATTGTGGACCTTATGCTTCTGCTTACAAACTAGGAGACTGCTCCTTGGGCTGGGCTTTCTACACAGCCATCGGTGGCACTGTTCTGACGTTCATCTGTGCAGTCTTCTCGGCGCAAGCTGAAATAGCCACGTCCAGTGACAAAGTGCAAGAAGAaatagaagaaggaaaaaaccttaTCTGCCTCCTTTAA
- the LHFPL2 gene encoding LHFPL tetraspan subfamily member 2 protein isoform X2, producing the protein MCHVIVTCRSMLWTLLSIVVAFAELIAFMSADWLIGKAKPSSSEDVDNRTGGSQEPYHPTLGIYGRCTRISHMQFSRRDTLCGPYAENFNEIASGFWQATAIFLAMGIMILCTVAFVSVFTMCVQSIMKKSIFNVCGLLQGIAGWGCQKAISYCGPYASAYKLGDCSLGWAFYTAIGGTVLTFICAVFSAQAEIATSSDKVQEEIEEGKNLICLL; encoded by the exons ATGTGTCATGTCATTGTAACGTGTCGGTCAATGCTATGGACTCTCCTGAGTATCGTGGTGGCTTTTGCGGAGCTCATTGCCTTCATGAGCGCAGACTGGCTGATTGGGAAAGCAAAGCCTTCAAGCTCCGAGGATGTGGACAACAGAACAGGAGGATCACAGGAGCCTTAccatccaactctgggcatctaCGGGCGCTGCACCAGAATCTCCCACATGCAGTTTTCTAGACGAGACACGCTTTGTGGTCCTTACGCTGAAAACTTCAATGAGATTGCCAGTGGGTTCTGGCAGGCGACCGCTATTTTCCTAGCCATGGGAATCATGATTCTCTGTACCGTGGCATTTGTGTCTGTCTTTACTATGTGTGTGCAGAGTATtatgaagaaaagcatttttaatgtcTGTGGGCTGCTACAAGGGATTGCAG GTTGGGGATGCCAGAAGGCAATAAGCTATTGTGGACCTTATGCTTCTGCTTACAAACTAGGAGACTGCTCCTTGGGCTGGGCTTTCTACACAGCCATCGGTGGCACTGTTCTGACGTTCATCTGTGCAGTCTTCTCGGCGCAAGCTGAAATAGCCACGTCCAGTGACAAAGTGCAAGAAGAaatagaagaaggaaaaaaccttaTCTGCCTCCTTTAA